A portion of the Lathamus discolor isolate bLatDis1 chromosome 5, bLatDis1.hap1, whole genome shotgun sequence genome contains these proteins:
- the LOC136014407 gene encoding elongin-A-like, giving the protein MARRPLLQEGRGRAERAGRGREGAVAMAEGRSAARRVLELKRRLGGAREPSQIIETLEALHNLDISLDILVETGIGKTVNSFRKHATAGNIAKTLVKQWKKLIPSEKKSTHRERKQNTEKDETKSSVSKEATPSEKFRASVPTSRSSDSAPNSKKLNKHHTCSEKIHQGRDSESQKECDNKECSNGDYDHASQGTSPQAKESDFKERTSTESKNFSKEQHSSVANKDLPQLKEKPRRDASKKRNPKHVKKPKQKLVLKSKAKLSSDEEFEPPTMSFESYLTYDQVTKKRKRKAYSTGAQPKKCSEQKDSLLLQKTSNFSSVKEGGEDVKKCEDAQLETPNKKAKVASLQDLLNTPLPKFLTDISISSPPYAEDFKASIAPVVEAPQQVSETVQFTGRRLNSKMQVYSGSKPACLSKMLTLYEQCIRVLQNNIDSLHEVGGVPFEILEPVLTRCTPEQLLRIEECNPTFTEECDHLWKKHCQRDFKSKSLLEYESWREMYLRLFNQREEKLKTLTKNIISAQSEKPKGRQVKMAYMTSAAKPPRNIRRQQEIHGTAGPVTQLHPIEKCKTKIPESRNRRNTSDPIPAGSNGSCSSSVMTQDGKKPIKKIAPIMKKTLKALKSRAGRR; this is encoded by the exons ATGGCGCGGCGGCCGCTCCTACAAGAGGGGCGAGGCCGGGCAGAGAGAGCCGGCCGCGGCAGGGAGGGCGCCGTTGCCATGGCCGAGGGGCGGAGCGCCGCGCGGCGGGTGCTGGAGCTGAAGCGGCGGCTGGGGGGCGCGCGGGAGCCCAGCCAG ATTATAGAAACACTTGAGGCACTACACAATTTGGATATATCACTGGATATTCTAGTG GAAACTGGCATAGGCAAAACAGTTAACAGTTTTAGGAAACATGCCACTGCTGGGAATATAGCTAAAACCCTGGTGAAACAATGGAAGAAACTTAttccttctgaaaagaaaag cactcacagagaaagaaaacaaaatactgaaaaagatgAGACAAAATCTTCTGTTTCCAAGGAGGCTACACCTTCAGAGAAGTTCAGAGCATCTGTACCGACCTCCAGAAGTTCTGACAGTGCTCCCAATTCAAAAAAGTTGAATAAGCATCATACTTGTAGTGAAAAGATCCACCAAGGTAGAGATTCTGAGTCTCAAAAAGAATGTGATAATAAAGAATGTAGCAACGGTGATTATGACCATGCGTCTCAGGGTACCAGTCCTCAAGCTAAAGAAAGTGACTTCAAAGAGAGAACCTCTACAGAGAGCAAGAATTTTTCAAAAGAGCAGCATTCCTCTGTAGCCAATAAAGACTTACCGCAGCTGAAGGAAAAGCCTAGAAGGGATGCTTCCAAAAAGAGGAATCCTAAGCATGtgaagaaaccaaaacaaaaacttgtcctaaaaagcaaagccaaattATCTAGTGATGAGGAATTTGAGCCCCCTACTATGTCTTTTGAATCTTACCTTACTTATGATCAGgttacaaagaaaagaaagaggaaggctTATTCTACAGGTGCACAGCCAAAAAAGTGCTCTGAACAGAAAGACAGCTTATTACTACAAAAGACTTCAAACTTTTCCTCTGtgaaagagggaggggaagatgtaaaaaaatgtgaGGATGCTCAATTGGAAACTCCCAATAAAAAG GCCAAGGTGGCATCCCTCCAAGATCTTCTTAATACTCCACTGCCTAAATTTCTGACAGACATCTCAATCTCATCTCCCCCATATGCTGAAGACTTTAAAG CTTCCATAGCACCTGTTGTAGAAGCACCCCAGCAAGTCAGTGAAACAGTTCAATTCACAGGACGGAGACTGAACTCTAAAATGCAAGTTTACTCTGGCTCTAAACCAGCCTGTCTTTCAAAGATGCTTACGCTGTATGAACAGTGCATTCGTGTGCTTCAAAATAATATTGATT CACTGCATGAAGTAGGAGGTGTGCCCTTTGAAATTCTTGAGCCTGTGCTAACACGTTGCACACCAGAGCAGTTGCTTCGAATAGAGGAATGTAATCCG ACATTTACAGAAGAATGTGACCACTTGTGGAAGAAACACTGCCAgagagattttaaaagcaagagCCTCCTGGAGTATGAGTCTTGGCGTGAAATGTACTTGAGACTGTTTaatcagagagaagaaaaactgaagacacttacaaaaaatattatttcagctCAGTCTGAGAAACCAAAAG GCAGGCAAGTAAAAATGGCTTATATGACCAGTGCAGCAAAACCACCAAGGAACATTCGCAGGCAGCAAGAAATCCATGGGACAGCAGGACCTGTCACCCAACTTCATCCCATAGAGAAGTGCAA aacaaagattccagaaagcagaaatagaagGAACACATCAGATCCAATCCCTGCTGGCAGCAATGGAAGCTGTAGCTCAAGTGTAATGACTCAGGATGGAAAGAAGCCTATCAAAA AAATCGCACCAATCATGAAGAAAACTTTGAAAGCATTGAAGAGTAGAGCTGGACGACGATAA